In one Alosa alosa isolate M-15738 ecotype Scorff River chromosome 14, AALO_Geno_1.1, whole genome shotgun sequence genomic region, the following are encoded:
- the si:ch73-167i17.6 gene encoding regulator of G-protein signaling 9-binding protein, translated as MGKEECKTMLDALNKVTACYRHLVIALGSTSDSQNLREELKKTRKKAQELAVANRTKLTTLLKDKSISKDDRAEYERLWVLFSSSMELLEVDMKRSLEIGQDFPLKVPTRHLIQTGMTGATTTVAARAMSVQNMKYDADANIDTADLKDLETEIVQVGQMREEMEMKVQVAPWAVEAKQEAGAELKSTVSVGNSSVGVISICEEEPKDGEDGENDIMKIFAGIIFVAILLMAAILGYLVINLS; from the coding sequence ATGGGGAAAGAGGAGTGCAAAACCATGCTGGATGCTCTGAACAAAGTGACCGCTTGTTATAGGCATCTGGTCATAGCTCTAGGTAGCACTTCAGACTCCCAGAATCTACGTGAAGAGCTGAAGAAGACTCGCAAAAAGGCACAGGAGTTGGCTGTGGCCAACAGGACTAAACTGACCACTCTTCTCAAGGATAAGAGCATCAGCAAGGACGACCGAGCCGAATACGAGCGGCTATGGGTGCTTTTCTCCAGCAGTATGGAGCTCTTGGAGGTAGACATGAAAAGGTCTCTTGAAATCGGCCAGGATTTCCCGCTGAAAGTACCCACTCGGCACCTCATCCAAACGGGAATGACGGGAGCCACCACGACTGTGGCTGCCCGGGCCATGAGTGTGCAGAACATGAAGTATGATGCCGACGCTAACATCGATACGGCGGACCTGAAAGACCTGGAAACCGAAATCGTGCAGGTCGggcagatgagagaggagatggagatgaaggtTCAAGTAGCACCGTGGGCAGTTGAGGCGAAGCAGGAAGCTGGTGCAGAGCTCAAATCCACTGTTAGTGTTGGAAATTCCTCAGTTGGCGTTATATCCATCTGCGAGGAAGAGCCTAAGGATGGAGAGGACGGCGAGAATGATATCATGAAAATTTTTGCCGGCATCATTTTTGTCGCAATTTTACTCATGGCTGCTATTTTAGGATACCTAGTGATCAATCTTTCGTGA